The proteins below come from a single Sander vitreus isolate 19-12246 chromosome 15, sanVit1, whole genome shotgun sequence genomic window:
- the slc16a6b gene encoding solute carrier family 16 member 6b has protein sequence MTMPHSQRCLGPKVYPEVPDGGWGWAVAMAFFFVEVCTYGTLKSLGVFLQDLMEEFGESNSRVSWVISICVFIFTFTAPLSTMLSNRFGCRRVVMMGGFLISLGTISSAFTNSINEMYITIGVVSGLGYCFSFLPTVTILAQYFSRRRALVTSVASSGESFAVFAFAPAFTILKEHIGWRYCLVILGTVQASVIGCGLLLRPIIIEPEPAQEDSESDKESLSLKQLQTAYELENEQTRTSISSGVSQGSGDSGVTSLSTSDGDLRTAGAESKAMKEWEVQDKEGREPFLSTPPTPGKEMDEAGPLHPSRPKLLDFSVLKDRAFICYSLFGLFATLGFFAPQLYIIELSKSRGVEPSMASYMLSVMAVAEIFGRLSIGLVLNRVQCRKISVLLGCVVLLCLVLVAFTLVWEFWGLVVCCALYGYFMGTVGSTHIPMLAEEDVVGIQKMASSVGVYVFIQSFAGLAGPPLGGVLVDVTKNYGAAFYSCAAGMGLSAVCLALVGPAKSGMCQRQSRNKETDRSIEEEEKMSQDSGQADFLEVDLALEYSPVRQAVDQDNASVI, from the exons ATGACGATGCCCCATTCCCAGCGTTGTTTGGGTCCAAAAGTTTACCCAGAGGTGCCCGATGGCGGCTGGGGCTGGGCTGTGGCCATGGCCTTCTTCTTCGTGGAGGTCTGCACCTATGGGACCCTCAAGAGCCTGGGGGTCTTCCTCCAGGATCTGATGGAAGAGTTTGGGGAGAGCAACAGCCGAGTGTCCTGGGTTATTTCCATCTGTGTCTTCATCTTTACCTTCACTG CCCCCCTGTCCACGATGCTGAGCAACCGCTTCGGCTGCCGGCGCGTGGTGATGATGGGAGGCTTCCTCATCAGCCTGGGAACCATCAGCTCCGCCTTCACCAACTCCATCAACGAGATGTACATCACCATCGGTGTTGTCTCAG GCCTCGGCTACTGCTTCAGCTTCCTTCCCACCGTCACCATCCTCGCCCAGTACTTCTCCAGACGCCGGGCCCTCGTTACCTCTGTCGCTTCCTCGGGGGAATCCTTCGCCGTATTCGCATTTGCTCCAG CTTTCACTATACTGAAGGAACACATTGGCTGGCGCTACTGTCTGGTCATCCTCGGCACCGTACAGGcttctgtgattggctgtgggCTTCTCCTCCGTCCAATCATTATTGAGCCAGAGCCTGCACAGGAGGACAGTGAATCAGACAAAGAGTCCCTCTCTCTGaagcagctgcagactgcttaCGAGCTGGAGAACGAGCAAACCAGGACCTCCATCAGTTCAGGGGTCTCCCAGGGTTCAGGGGACTCGGGTGTCACCTCCCTCTCTACCTCAGACGGAGACCTAAGGACTGCAGGAGCTGAAAGCAAGGCTATGAAGGAGTGGGAGGTGCAGGACAAAGAGGGCAGGGAGCCGTTTCTGTCCACACCTCCCACCCCAGGCAAGGAGATGGATGAGGCAGGTCCTCTCCATCCTTCCAGACCCAAACTTCTGGACTTCTCTGTGCTTAAAGACAGGGCCTTTATCTGTTACTCCCTGTTCGGCTTGTTTGCCACACTGGGCTTCTTCGCCCCGCAGCTCTACATCATCGAGCTGAGCAAGAGCCGGGGTGTGGAGCCCAGCATGGCCTCCTACATGCTCTCTGTGATGGCTGTGGCCGAGATCTTCGGCCGCTTGTCTATCGGGCTGGTGTTGAACAGAGTCCAGTGCAGGAAGATCTCGGTGCTGCTGGGCTGTGTGGTTCTGCTGTGCCTGGTGCTGGTGGCCTTCACTCTAGTGTGGGAGTTCTGGGGCCTGGTGGTCTGCTGCGCCCTCTATGGCTACTTCATGGGCACCGTAGGCTCCACTCACATCCCCATGCTGGCGGAGGAGGACGTGGTGGGCATTCAGAAGATGGCTTCATCTGTGGGAGTGTACGTCTTCATCCAGAGCTTTGCTGGGCTGGCAGGGCCACCCCTTGGAG GTGTGTTGGTGGACGTCACCAAGAACTACGGTGCTGCCTTCTACTCCTGTGCGGCGGGCATGGGCCTCAGCGCCGTTTGCCTGGCTCTGGTCGGCCCCGCCAAGTCTGGCATGTGCCAAAGACAGAGCagaaacaaagagacagacaggagcatagaggaagaggagaaaatgtCTCAGGACAGCGGCCAGGCTGACTTTTTGGAGGTGGACTTGGCCCTGGAGTACAGTCCGGTCAGACAGGCTGTGGATCAGGACAACGCCTCTGTAATATGA